A window of Fibrobacter sp. UWH6 genomic DNA:
TGAAGGTGAAGTGGTTGATGCTATCGGAAAAGAAGAACTTTCTGCTGATGATGAAATTGATGCGTTTGTGGACCCCCTGGAACGAAAATTCTTGTCTAAGGTCGAACTTTATGGAATGGATGGCGAAATTCTGCAAACGGTAGGCTTCTGTTATGAAGCCTTGAAAGTTTCTCCAAGTCTAGACGCCGACGAAAATAAAAAATACACCAAGCGTTTATTGACTCGAATAGTGTGGGCGAATGGCGTCGGAAAGGAAACGAAGCGAGAATCATATGAATACTACGATAATGTGTATAAAGCGTATTTGAATGATTCCTACGCGTTAGGCATGATGAAGGAAATTCAAGGGGCGAACTGCGGAAAAGTATCATTTGATTATGTCTATCAGGCCATAGATAAACAACCGTTGACTATTCACTCGGAAAAATTGCCTGTCGTCAACGTGTCGTTAGGTTACTTGGAGGACGGAACGCCCTATTTGTTAGGTATCGACAAGAATGAGAAAAAAGTTGTTGTTTATTATTGGCGAAACGGCGCCTGGAATATACGAAAGGAATTAAGTTCACTGCCGTATCATGACAAAGGGTATTTTATTACGGAGAAAAACAACTGGTTCGCCTATGTAACAGGTGATGGCGATAGTTACGATATGTATCCTGTTGTATGGGATGGTGCTTCGTGGCAAGTGAAGCCTTATGTTCATGATGATGGTGATAAGGAATTGGTGCTTACAGGTCCCAATTATATAGTAAAGGGCAACCTGTCTTCAACTAAATCAACCTTGACGCTCACAGTTCCTTGGACTCTATGGGGAAATACTTTTGTAATAGATACTCTTTCTGCTGATGAAGGGAGTATGGATAATCAGTTCCTTCAGATTTATCCGTCGGAAAATCACATTGCTGTTTCTTATATAGGTACAGATTGGGGAAACAACTACCGGGTAAGAATTTTTTCTTTTAAGTACGATGCATCCGGAATTTCTGTTCAAAAAACCTATGATAATGATGATTTGGACGACGATAATCGTTACTATTGGGGAAACGGTTACTTGTTTGGTGCCGTGGAGTCCACTGGCCTTTGGGGGCAACGAGCAGAAGCGTATCATTGGAATGGTAGTGGTTGGACAAAATTGCTTAACTATGATGTTCATGGGGTTCTGGGTGTTCCGAGGGCGCAGGCTGTAGGCTATAATTATGTCGCTATGCGACACAATGACAACGATGACTTGACTTTATTTGATTGGGATGGTGAATCCTGGCGGATTCCTTTTGAAAATAGGAATATGGTTCATCATGATGATTTTGACCTTTTGGAAGAGGCGGAATGGGATGCTGTTGGGAGTAGCAATTTCTTTGTGACAAGAAGACCCAAAGTAGACAACATTATTGAAATACCCTATTTTTGTTGGCCGAAATTTAAGCGTTGGGGTGTAAAGTGGAAGTGTAAATATGTGAGAGTGTGGAGTGAAACCCACCCCGGTGCAAATATTGAATTGTTTGAGCGGCAAAATGATGGTGGGTGGATAAGATATGGTGAAGTAAATACTGATGATTCCAAAAGTGAAAAACATTTGGTTGTTGGCTTGAATTGGTATATAGAGAAACGATCAAACAAGGCTTTTCTGTGGGACGGCGTAAAATGGAACGAAGAACAACTTGATATAAATTGGAGTCACTTTGAGGATATCCGAAACCCTAGCGGACAGAGACCGACAACGGTCGAAGTCTTTGACGAGTCCTATACAATAGGTGATTTCTTTGCTGTTGAAGGATCAGCCGGAACAGCGGAAGCAGGGACAACGACAATCTACTATAAGAAAAATGATTCCTTCGTAAAGAATAAGGGGGTTCTGCTTGTTGGACAGAAAACTGTGCATGACCCTATTGTAGATAAGAAATTTTCTTACAAGTATGTTTATAATTTTGACAATGCTCCGGATGTTGCCTTTGACTATGTAAATAATACACCTTTAATAACGACAGTTCGCGTTGAATTACCAGATAATTCAGGGATGATTGAACGAGAATTGTGCCCAATTGATTATGGTGATGTCGGGCTTGGACTGGGAAAAATTTGCGCTGAAAGAACCTATGTGGGGGAAGTTGTTGAAAAAAGTTCAATTTCCAAGTATACTCGTTACCATAATTCAAATTGGCCGAATTTGTTGCATGTTGATGCGGTCAGTTCTGTTGAAACGTATATCAAGGGAGTCAAGAGTAAGGATTCGATAGAGTATAATATTGCGCTTAATGGACTGCCCTCAAGAAAATTGTTTTTTGAAAACGGTTCGAATGATATCTCTAATGAGCAGGTTCTCAGATATTCGGCGGAAGAATATGCTTTTGAACGAAGTGTGAATCATTTGCATAATCCATTGTTGTCATATTCATGTAAACCGAATTGTTCTACAGGTAAGGTGGTTGAATCAACTGCCGCACGTTATGCAACTGCTAATGATTCCGTGGGAACGCCTCACCTTGTTGAGGAATGGATTTATAATCCTGATAGCCTTGTAAATGGCAATTCTTTCCAAGGAATTCCTTGGGCGCTTAATGAAAACCCAAGTGGTATATGGAAAAAGAATTCTGCTGTATCAAAGTTTTTGAACGGTTTTGCAGTAGAAAAAACTGATGCACTCGGAAACAAGACTGCAAGGGTTGTTGATGATGACTCAATTGCTTTTGAACGTGCCGTGGTGCAAAATGCCGGATTTGATGAAATTCTTGTTGTTCCTGGTGATCGTTGTGACGAAAATGGCATGGAAGTGACTAGTGAATGTCACTTGTTGCCTTTACAAGGAAGAGCGACCGATGGCGAAGGTGCGTCTAATGGTCGCTTTTCAAAAGTCGTGATGGATTTGAGATATGGCTTTTCAGGTGTCGTCAAGCAGGCAAGGCAAGGCAAATATCGTTTTTCTGCATGGATCCAAAATGCAGACAATACATCTGCAACGATTACATTGACTCTTAACGGAATGCAAAAAAACAACTGGGCATTGGATAGGAATGCTGCCGGTAAATGGCATTATGTCGAATGGGAAGGTGAGGTGAACTCGGGATTACTGAATGTTTCCTTGTCTAGTACGGGAAATACTCGTGTGCAGGATATCCGGATGATTCCCGCTGGTGCTGCAGCCATGGTCAAATACTATGATGTACACTTCGGGATGCCTGTTGCCGAAGTTGATGATCGAGGTGTTGGTAAGCATATTACGCTGGATGAAAACGGACGGATCAAAAAGACTTTTGGTGAAGATGTTTCCGGTAGTCTACGGCTTGTAAGCGAAAATGATTTCATCGATGCAAGATGTAGCGATCCTTCTCTTGGTTCAGATGACTTGGCGTCTTTATCTTTTGATTCCAAACCGATTCTGCAGTCTTCGACTAATCGAAACTTGCAATATGTATTGGCCGGAAACAAGGAGGATGTAGTTATTTCTTGGGAACCAAAGAATTCGGAAGATGCAGTCCGTTATCGTCTTTATGCGGACGGAGAGTCTGCTTCGGCTGGATGGCATTACGACTGTTGCTCTGCTACCGATGGTTTGTATGCTACATTTGATGACAATACCTCATATACATTGGAAATAGATGTCGGGGCGGACAGTGTCGGGATTTATACTGTGCATATTCAGAAAGCCTCTTCCGGGTGGGTTGGCTATGGAAATGTCTTGAGAAAGGCAGAAATGCCACTGTTTATAAATAGGGGCGATTCTTCGAAAATAGTCTATTCTGCACCAGATGGAGTCTATACGGCTGATTTTAGTGGAAATGCATGGATTGAAAATCTGGTAACTTTGCAAAAGTCTAAAGCTCTGTCGGGAACAACGTCTGGTGGAAACAGCTATTTGCTTTCAATGCCGCGAATCCTGATGGTTGATTCTACTAGCAACGAAAATGCAGAACTGTTCTCTGGCAATTCAGAAACATGGACCAACAATGGTTACATTTTTGATGCCTCCGTATACGGGCTTGATTTTGCTATGTCGGCGAATTCAACTGGCAATGTTTGTGCGGCCTATGTAAAGACAGCTGCCCATGATAGCACAACGCCTTCGGTACTTGCTTCCAGTTGCTTTATAAACAAAGTATGGATGCCTATAGGTGGCTATACGGTGTTTGGGCAAGATTTTGATGCGTCTCCATCTGTTGTACCGGGTATTATAGAGAATGGCGATGTGTTTGGCGTTGATTTGACAACAGGTCCTGGCGGAAAACTCTATGTGGCGTATGTTGCTGGAAATCCCTATTTTGAACTATATAAGGATGATGTAATTGCCGCACATGGAGACAGCGTTTCTTCTCCCAAATTCTTGATTATAAAGAGGCTTTTTGATTCTTCGGAATCTGGACTGCCTGGATCAGGAAGCATATGGGCGGGTCCAACTCTTACAAAGGATTCTGCATCCAACGACATGCTCCCGAATTATCTAGGAGACTTTGTTTTTGTAGACGATTCAATCCCTCTTACAATGGTGAAGCAGTTTAAGATTGTTGGCGATGCGGATTACATCTACCTTGCTGTGGCTTACAATCTTTCTGTGGGTAATACTGGCAAGACCGCTATTACTGTTTTTAGGGGTGAATTTGTCGACACGGAAGATGAAGATGGTATTCCCGAACATAGACTCCAGTTTACTCCCTACGAGGATGCTTCTATTGTAAATTCTGCGGGATTACCCGTTGAACAGGAACGCCGGATTATTGCTTATTTAGAAAGTGATGCTCCGTTTGATTTTGCTGTTCGGAATGGAATCCCTTATGTCTTGTTTGCGAATAGTCAAAACGAAGATGGACTCACTCTTGTAAGTTATCGAGATTCACGATGGCTTTCCGTTGGTATCCCTGCTTTCATTAAGTCAAATAAAACGGTGAATTCGGCCAGCTTGGCTTTTGGCTCAAATGGAACCCCCGCTGTTGTTGTACGGGCATCGGATAAAGAAACGAAAAGTCGCAGAAAGCATATTGTTCCAATGAAGTATGTATCGGCGGATGACGTTGATATAACTCTTTCTGGAATTCAGGTTACGGGTGCCGTGACAACAATTTCGTCCGAATTCCGTCAATACATTTTAAATTATTCGGCCAAGGTATTGTCGGATGACTCTGTCATTGAAATATCACCCGCCTTGATGGAACCGCTGGATGTAGCTTCAGTGCAGGTGCTTCATAACGGGAACCAGGTTTCCTATGAGGGTGTCAATTTCTTTGGTGCACTGATATCGTGGGTCGGTTCAATATTTTCTCCCGGATATAACTTCCAGGATTTGACAAGTGAAATTCATTTGGAACCGGGAGAGAACCGCATAGAAATAAATGTCATCGGTGCTAACGGCGTATCTTTGACTTATACGATAAATCTGTTTAGGGAATACCCGACTGCGGATTCATCGAATAAAACATTGCAATATAGTGTCAGCACCAACAGCGATTTGATTCCTGTCGGCGTAGCTTTGGATACGGCTCTATATGTCAGCAGGGGGGATGGCTCGCATCGTAAATTCTGTATTCAGTTCCCGTTCGGCGTTCATCTGTGGTTCAAGGGAACTGCATATTTTCGCAGCACCTGTATTGAATTGGATTTCTCTAAGACATCGATGGATACTTTGTTCTTGGAAGATGAGTATGGAAATAAGCAGGTTATTTTCGTTGAGGATGACAACATTGCCGAGAACAAGAATGAAAATGATGACGATGACAGCGGAGTCGACGAAAATGAGAATATTCCTTTACCGTATAGGAATTTGTTAGGGCACAAGGTCTATGCTACAGGATACATGGCCCTTTATGACCGTGCTTCGATTTCTGCTGATGAAGTTGTTGGAGAAACGGTCGAGGTCTGTGCAGGAGCGAATATTCTTGCACAGATGACTGTTGAAGGGGATGTCTTGTTACGGTCCAATTCAAATGTCGAGGATATTACCTTAGGTGGAAATCTATATATGCAGGATGGAGCCTCTCATGGGCGAATTGAACATAGGGATGTTCATATTGCAGACATTCCTGTAAATTATTTCGTTACGGGAATAACAGATTTCATAGTCGGTGTGAATGATTCGGCAACGATATCTTTTGGAGCATATAAGGATTTCCATGCCTATGCAAATTCGGAAATACATTTTGAGGAAGGTGAATATTATTTCGACTCCTTTGTCGTAGAACCTGATGCCAGGGTGTACTTTGATGGCCCTGTTCGGCTGTGGGTGCAAAATGGCATCAGCATTGCTGACCGTGTGGGTCTCTATAATTCTCCTGGAGGAGCGGAAAATGTATTCCTTTATACGAATACTACCGACTTTATGTATTTCGGTGTCTATTCTGATTTTGCGTCCATTCTTGTCGCTCCGTTCGCATCCGTGAGCCTTGCTACTCAATCTAGGTGGGAAGGTTTGATTTGGGCTAAAAATCTATATGTACAGGCGGATGCCGTAATTGAATAGGAGTGAAAAAAAATGAAAAAGATACTAATTCTTCTATTCCTGATAGTCGGTTTTTCCTTTGCGGATGTCATAGCCCAGCGATATAGCGATGGCAAAATTCACAGAGCGCTTCCCAGTTGGATTGACATGTCGGATGCGGAAATTATGACTTTTTCGGTGAACGGGACTGTCCTCAGCCTTCCTGACGCAAATCAATTTACGTATATGTCGCGAACATATTCGAATCTTACCATTTTTGCCGATGGCCGTATTTCTTTCGGAAATTTGACTAATGGTCTTGATAGGGATATTGAACCGTATTTACAACCGGTCTCTGTCGAAGTCGACATGGGTAGCTCATTTAAATGGAAGTCTTTTGTTGATGCAAATTCGAACTATCTTACCATTGTAGAAATGGGGCCGTTTCTGTATAGGGGGAAATACTATTCGGTCCAGTCCACTTTCTTTATAGACGGCGAAATTCAGGTTCAGCTATGGCAAAACGATGTTGCTCACGCCAAACCGGAATTGCTTAATTGGATGCTTCCGATCTTGTATAACGGAACTGTAAAAACGCGTCCGGAGAAGAAACAAGTAACCAGAATGGATATTTATGGGCCGAATGGTTTGAGACCTGGGTGGATAGCGAAATCATTTAACGGGGCCGGGGTCTCTATTACTGAACCAAACGGGACGGGAGATGGTCTTTTAGTAAATATGGGAACATCTTCGCAGGCAGGAGGACTCCTTGCTTATGATTATTCTAGAGAGTATCCTGTAGTTGGCGGAATCCGCAATATAGAAGTTAAGATGCTTGATCCGGTCGATGTTGACGATAGTCTCTGTATTTGGTTTTTTGACGAATTTCAGGGAACTGTCTATGCTGGATATCCATCCATGAAGATGAACCAGATAATGAAAGTATTTACTCCAGATGATTATACCAATCAGTGGGGGGGACCTTTCTATACATCGCCTTATGTAACCAGATCTGCTCCCGCTTTCAAGTTTCAGCTGGCTTATCCACAAAACCAGAATATGGCATTTAGAATAGGTCGGATTGTCTATAATCTAAAGCAGCTTCCGTCAATCCAGTTTCTGCCACCTAAACCTTATCAATTGACATTTTCAATTACGGGAAGTGGCCGTGTATCAATGAACACCCCTTCGGGCACTTCTCCGTTTAATCTGTATAACGGCGAAAAAGTTTCCGCATCAATAACAAGCAAGGCTGGCTCGTCTATAGAACGGATTACGGTGAATGGAAAAATCATTGTTCTTAATGGTGAAATTATTTCGAAAATGCCTTCCATGAATCAGTCATTTAATGCTGCGAGGGACTCAAATGAATATGTAAAACTTTTCAAGGCTTATGGAGACAGACCGTATTCAAAAATTGATTTTGACATCACGGCGATGCATGAAAATGTGAATGTGATCATCAAATTTGCACCTTGCGAGGCAAGAACGCTTGATGTCGTCCCGGAAATGGTAAAAACAGACACCTATCTTGACCCCATCAATCAGCCAAATGCAAGAAAGTTTACATCTGCGGTTTTTAAGGATGCATTTGGAACAACAGTGCAGACGCAGGATTCTCTTTCTAACGGAAAGTATATCGTATCTGCCGTATATAGCGATGCTCTCGGAAAGACGAAGTATGAACCGATGTCGTTTGTACTCGACACGACAACTTTCGTGTATATGGATATGGCTTGCGAAGCCTGTGTGGTTGCCGCGAACAATTACTACGACGGAACCGATTCAACGGACAAACCGAATGCAGAGAGCAATGCCTTTACTGAATTCGAACCGCGTTACGGAAATGAATCTGGGTCGTTTGGAAGGAATGCCGGTATAGCGAGGCGTTCTTTTGAATTTCAGCAACAGGTCCAGGAAGCATACGGTTTGCCGGCTTCTGTTGAGACAGACTTTTTGCATTTGAATTATTTGAACGAAGGAGATATATCGGATAATTTCAGGAAAAGAATCAAGAACCCAGGTGGAAAGCATTTGACGATATCCCGCGATGCTGAAGGACGTTATACGCAAAGTGTAACGGACGAGAAAAACAGGACTGTATCGACGTGGACATACGATGGCGAGAATGAACTTGTTGTCATGAACGAGTATGACGGCTATGACAGGTTGATTCGGTCGTATCTTAGGGATTTCCCTGCATTTGCGGATACGATGGACTATGATGCCATGGGTCGCCTGCTCTCGAAAAAATCCAATGACCGTGGCCTGGTGGAATATGCCTATGATTCCCTGGGAAATTTAAGGTTTACGAGAAACGCTCGCCAGAAGGCTTTGGGAAACAACTACTTTATGGCGAATGTATATGACGGCGAAGGGCGTGTTGTCGCAATCGGCGAAGTACATGGCGGTCATGACTTTGCTGCCCCAAATACGGCGATTGCTTCCGCAGCTCTTACTCCCATAGTCCGCACAGTTTACGGAAAGCCGACATCCGATACATTGACCCTATACGGGGTAAACCTGAACAGCTCGCTGCTTGGAAACATTCTGTCTCAGATGGACGGAATACGCGATTATGATGTTGGGGCTATCATTGCCTACAACGGTGAAGGTAATCCGGTATCCATAAAAATGAAGTCCTATGACCGCATTGGGCGCATGTCAAGACAGTGGGTCGTCTATCTGTTTGATGATGTCCCAGCGGTACAATTGTCCTATGTCTATAACTTGTCCGACGAACTGGCTTCTTCGACCTATTCGGAATGGGCTGGAAGCGGTTGGACGCAAAAGTCAACAAGGACTAGAACTTATGACAACAAGGGACGCCTCGTTGAAACACGTGAAGGCAATTCTATGTTGGCTAGCTATACGTACAGTGCAAATGGGAATGTTGTATCCAAACATTATTACGATGCGGGGACTGAGGTGTTTGCAAAAACCGTTCGGCGCGATGTATACGGAAGACCCGTTGTACTAGACTATAGGAACGGCTCTACGGAGCTTTATTCTGAAAACATATCGTATGAAAATCCCTTGTCTGTGCGA
This region includes:
- a CDS encoding RHS repeat domain-containing protein; the protein is MKKILILLFLIVGFSFADVIAQRYSDGKIHRALPSWIDMSDAEIMTFSVNGTVLSLPDANQFTYMSRTYSNLTIFADGRISFGNLTNGLDRDIEPYLQPVSVEVDMGSSFKWKSFVDANSNYLTIVEMGPFLYRGKYYSVQSTFFIDGEIQVQLWQNDVAHAKPELLNWMLPILYNGTVKTRPEKKQVTRMDIYGPNGLRPGWIAKSFNGAGVSITEPNGTGDGLLVNMGTSSQAGGLLAYDYSREYPVVGGIRNIEVKMLDPVDVDDSLCIWFFDEFQGTVYAGYPSMKMNQIMKVFTPDDYTNQWGGPFYTSPYVTRSAPAFKFQLAYPQNQNMAFRIGRIVYNLKQLPSIQFLPPKPYQLTFSITGSGRVSMNTPSGTSPFNLYNGEKVSASITSKAGSSIERITVNGKIIVLNGEIISKMPSMNQSFNAARDSNEYVKLFKAYGDRPYSKIDFDITAMHENVNVIIKFAPCEARTLDVVPEMVKTDTYLDPINQPNARKFTSAVFKDAFGTTVQTQDSLSNGKYIVSAVYSDALGKTKYEPMSFVLDTTTFVYMDMACEACVVAANNYYDGTDSTDKPNAESNAFTEFEPRYGNESGSFGRNAGIARRSFEFQQQVQEAYGLPASVETDFLHLNYLNEGDISDNFRKRIKNPGGKHLTISRDAEGRYTQSVTDEKNRTVSTWTYDGENELVVMNEYDGYDRLIRSYLRDFPAFADTMDYDAMGRLLSKKSNDRGLVEYAYDSLGNLRFTRNARQKALGNNYFMANVYDGEGRVVAIGEVHGGHDFAAPNTAIASAALTPIVRTVYGKPTSDTLTLYGVNLNSSLLGNILSQMDGIRDYDVGAIIAYNGEGNPVSIKMKSYDRIGRMSRQWVVYLFDDVPAVQLSYVYNLSDELASSTYSEWAGSGWTQKSTRTRTYDNKGRLVETREGNSMLASYTYSANGNVVSKHYYDAGTEVFAKTVRRDVYGRPVVLDYRNGSTELYSENISYENPLSVRQSTVARVWADAGTVGRVVENAGYTYDYLGRLTEMSGTRNASYSYDELGRLTVKHEGSQAVGYYYGSQNHQGYYRPYGMTISGRSYTPFEYYSYDAAGNVWLDRYASSAYELDTRALPECVRLYPEVPAGITQDNLENYASSELGRIYMAYDENGQRVYFNYNSGSSNYGDATLSGVGVYHRDGLGMPYSLVRQDLIAGGYRKDGSAYFPVTDAQGNIRGYANTSGVQSAYAYYPYGTLIDLAHDNAEDSRRWQSKEFDSDINKYYFGARFYDPLFGLWLTPDPAGQFANPYTYGGDPINYIDPNGESLTAAIAIGAAVGAAIGASVSAVNCSGASEVSCGRAVAQGTLKGAAVGAISGAISGGVAAVASGISGTASVAAEGGAMIASAGAETANAASYSYAIFNNMFWSTVESSLQYAATGWMNDGGYSWSGFGGAALGGLLGGAIPGYQPVLGEGIVKNVLAETAYSGVRSAALGYLGGGLGSLMRNGAWNNDAAVQGALLGGISGSVGALVKIGAFGYAVPKSDKLKKEAEYADKHNLIIGPYGSVRRSGGAWGWIQKNVLRSSGITLGRNLLVMGEENVSVHEGIHYMQQVRDGTLQFYARTVYDYMTIGNKESYSTEGTYEYEAEKYGKTSY
- a CDS encoding cadherin-like beta sandwich domain-containing protein; translation: MLSKILQILFIACSVALSQSMETGDAFNKYMSPDGGINPLSGTVNFGVPIATLSAGSVSTSFALNYSGNVSQSVKNRNDLSPTSWVGLGWSMGFAKIVSENNHSMSLLDDFYYLVTAEGIRYKLIYEGNRWWIESLPYWLVERRTEMKVLSGKTFEIVVGWILTDDSGNKYQYGDMSYCMSNTLDTACSAQGATAYELGFPAFGHTGESIDGNDVPYPVSWSLAKIYDWKNNSLTYSYCQFQEKIKHGSWTSQNRYTKETYLKEVRSSMGSYVKFVLSDKNEGDFEGEVVDAIGKEELSADDEIDAFVDPLERKFLSKVELYGMDGEILQTVGFCYEALKVSPSLDADENKKYTKRLLTRIVWANGVGKETKRESYEYYDNVYKAYLNDSYALGMMKEIQGANCGKVSFDYVYQAIDKQPLTIHSEKLPVVNVSLGYLEDGTPYLLGIDKNEKKVVVYYWRNGAWNIRKELSSLPYHDKGYFITEKNNWFAYVTGDGDSYDMYPVVWDGASWQVKPYVHDDGDKELVLTGPNYIVKGNLSSTKSTLTLTVPWTLWGNTFVIDTLSADEGSMDNQFLQIYPSENHIAVSYIGTDWGNNYRVRIFSFKYDASGISVQKTYDNDDLDDDNRYYWGNGYLFGAVESTGLWGQRAEAYHWNGSGWTKLLNYDVHGVLGVPRAQAVGYNYVAMRHNDNDDLTLFDWDGESWRIPFENRNMVHHDDFDLLEEAEWDAVGSSNFFVTRRPKVDNIIEIPYFCWPKFKRWGVKWKCKYVRVWSETHPGANIELFERQNDGGWIRYGEVNTDDSKSEKHLVVGLNWYIEKRSNKAFLWDGVKWNEEQLDINWSHFEDIRNPSGQRPTTVEVFDESYTIGDFFAVEGSAGTAEAGTTTIYYKKNDSFVKNKGVLLVGQKTVHDPIVDKKFSYKYVYNFDNAPDVAFDYVNNTPLITTVRVELPDNSGMIERELCPIDYGDVGLGLGKICAERTYVGEVVEKSSISKYTRYHNSNWPNLLHVDAVSSVETYIKGVKSKDSIEYNIALNGLPSRKLFFENGSNDISNEQVLRYSAEEYAFERSVNHLHNPLLSYSCKPNCSTGKVVESTAARYATANDSVGTPHLVEEWIYNPDSLVNGNSFQGIPWALNENPSGIWKKNSAVSKFLNGFAVEKTDALGNKTARVVDDDSIAFERAVVQNAGFDEILVVPGDRCDENGMEVTSECHLLPLQGRATDGEGASNGRFSKVVMDLRYGFSGVVKQARQGKYRFSAWIQNADNTSATITLTLNGMQKNNWALDRNAAGKWHYVEWEGEVNSGLLNVSLSSTGNTRVQDIRMIPAGAAAMVKYYDVHFGMPVAEVDDRGVGKHITLDENGRIKKTFGEDVSGSLRLVSENDFIDARCSDPSLGSDDLASLSFDSKPILQSSTNRNLQYVLAGNKEDVVISWEPKNSEDAVRYRLYADGESASAGWHYDCCSATDGLYATFDDNTSYTLEIDVGADSVGIYTVHIQKASSGWVGYGNVLRKAEMPLFINRGDSSKIVYSAPDGVYTADFSGNAWIENLVTLQKSKALSGTTSGGNSYLLSMPRILMVDSTSNENAELFSGNSETWTNNGYIFDASVYGLDFAMSANSTGNVCAAYVKTAAHDSTTPSVLASSCFINKVWMPIGGYTVFGQDFDASPSVVPGIIENGDVFGVDLTTGPGGKLYVAYVAGNPYFELYKDDVIAAHGDSVSSPKFLIIKRLFDSSESGLPGSGSIWAGPTLTKDSASNDMLPNYLGDFVFVDDSIPLTMVKQFKIVGDADYIYLAVAYNLSVGNTGKTAITVFRGEFVDTEDEDGIPEHRLQFTPYEDASIVNSAGLPVEQERRIIAYLESDAPFDFAVRNGIPYVLFANSQNEDGLTLVSYRDSRWLSVGIPAFIKSNKTVNSASLAFGSNGTPAVVVRASDKETKSRRKHIVPMKYVSADDVDITLSGIQVTGAVTTISSEFRQYILNYSAKVLSDDSVIEISPALMEPLDVASVQVLHNGNQVSYEGVNFFGALISWVGSIFSPGYNFQDLTSEIHLEPGENRIEINVIGANGVSLTYTINLFREYPTADSSNKTLQYSVSTNSDLIPVGVALDTALYVSRGDGSHRKFCIQFPFGVHLWFKGTAYFRSTCIELDFSKTSMDTLFLEDEYGNKQVIFVEDDNIAENKNENDDDDSGVDENENIPLPYRNLLGHKVYATGYMALYDRASISADEVVGETVEVCAGANILAQMTVEGDVLLRSNSNVEDITLGGNLYMQDGASHGRIEHRDVHIADIPVNYFVTGITDFIVGVNDSATISFGAYKDFHAYANSEIHFEEGEYYFDSFVVEPDARVYFDGPVRLWVQNGISIADRVGLYNSPGGAENVFLYTNTTDFMYFGVYSDFASILVAPFASVSLATQSRWEGLIWAKNLYVQADAVIE